The nucleotide sequence GGGGCAAGGGCGAACCCCAGATTGGCCAGAGACTGGTAGGCACCAATGGCTTGACCCTTCTTTTGGGCCATCCTGGCCACATATGCGGTGCCGATGGTAAAATTTAGGGCTTCACTGACCCCCTGGAGGCACCTGAAGCCGATCAGTTGCCACGGATGCCAGGATAAGGCATAGGCCACTGGAGTAAATGAGAGCAGGGCAAACCCGAGGCAAGCAAAATGTTTCTTCCCGAAGCGATCAGCCATCAGTCCCAGCGGAAGCACCGCCAGGGCCCAGGCAATCTCGAGGGCCGCAAAGAGCATCCCTACTTCAAAATAGCTTGCTCCCAACTGCCGGGCGTAAACCGGAAGAAAGGGAACCACAAAACCCTGCCCCGAAAGGGCCAAAAAAATCGCGATACTGAACAAAGTGATATTGCGGTCCCTAAACATTTCTGGCTCCCCTTCCAGCCTCAAGCATTTCCTTTAAACCTTCGCCTAAAGAATTCACCGCCAGCACGGTGGTAATGATTACTACGCCAGGAAAGAACACCGTCCACCAGACACCGGCCACCAGATCGTCCATCTCTTCCATAATAATGTTCCCCCAACTGGGTTCGTGCGGTGGAATGCCAAGGCCCAGAAAACTCAACGTGGACTCCGCCATGATTGCAGAGGCTACGCTGAAGGTGGCGGCGACCAGCACAGCAGCAATTACGTTGGGCAAAATGTGAAAAATGATGAGGTACCACCTCGGGGCACCCAGCGCCCTGGCCGCCAGCACGAACTCTCTTTCTCTCAACGAGAGGGTCTCGCTCCGGATTACCCTGGCGGTGGCCGTCCAACCGGTGAGCGCCAGCACGAGGACCA is from Bacillota bacterium and encodes:
- a CDS encoding ABC transporter permease, translating into MPKKALLGACFLCLVCLAAAFAPLISPDDPTATSLDRASQAPSSRHPFGTDDLGRDVLSRCLYGARVSLLVGFFVALITTLVGITTGLVSGYCGGILDGVLMRCVDTFNSLPNLVVSIVILAFFKPGLFNVVLVLALTGWTATARVIRSETLSLREREFVLAARALGAPRWYLIIFHILPNVIAAVLVAATFSVASAIMAESTLSFLGLGIPPHEPSWGNIIMEEMDDLVAGVWWTVFFPGVVIITTVLAVNSLGEGLKEMLEAGRGARNV